A single window of Chloracidobacterium sp. DNA harbors:
- a CDS encoding MBL fold metallo-hydrolase — protein sequence MQFKQFYLGCLSHASYYLGSDGEAVIIDPQRDVQQYLDEAAANDQKIKYVIETHSHADFVSGHLELAGKTGADIIYGERAATHFPTHKVRDGDELMVGKIKLRFLETPGHTPEGITIVAEDTEDKYAPLKMFTGDTLFIGDVGRPDLIGSKGFTAEQMGEMLYSSLHNSILAYPDETEVYPAHGAGSLCGKSLSKETWSTLGNQRQFNYALQPMSVEEFVKIVAADQPEVPMYFPKSAAKNLQGSGSLDDIAKPRQISEDELITFDGVAIDVRQASEYGAGHVPNSVNIGLGGQFASWAGTLIPIGTPIAIIAETQDQVDEAVTRLARVGHENATYFFLISDYSGDIRKVGQVSVDLVDQLIRDGGKIQFVDVRRASEHAASHAPQTTNIPLDRLAVDFETLDPTAPTYVICQGGYRSSIGTSILENAGFRELLNVTGGTAAWLAAGLETQVSTAVCAATKQV from the coding sequence CGGCGAGGCGGTGATAATCGATCCGCAGCGTGACGTTCAGCAATATCTGGACGAGGCCGCCGCCAATGACCAGAAGATAAAATATGTTATCGAGACCCACTCACACGCCGATTTTGTGAGCGGGCATCTGGAACTTGCCGGCAAGACCGGTGCCGACATCATCTACGGTGAGCGTGCAGCGACACATTTTCCGACACATAAGGTTCGCGACGGCGACGAGTTGATGGTCGGCAAGATCAAATTGAGATTTCTTGAAACGCCCGGACATACGCCTGAGGGCATCACGATAGTTGCCGAGGACACAGAAGACAAATATGCACCGCTGAAGATGTTCACGGGCGACACGCTATTTATAGGGGACGTCGGACGGCCTGATCTGATCGGTTCAAAAGGCTTTACCGCAGAGCAGATGGGCGAGATGCTGTACAGTTCGCTCCACAATAGTATCCTCGCATACCCGGATGAGACCGAGGTTTATCCGGCACACGGTGCGGGTTCGCTCTGCGGCAAGTCGTTGTCGAAGGAGACTTGGTCGACACTCGGGAATCAGCGCCAGTTTAATTACGCTCTTCAACCAATGAGCGTTGAGGAGTTTGTAAAGATCGTGGCGGCCGATCAACCTGAAGTGCCGATGTATTTCCCAAAGAGTGCGGCAAAAAATCTACAAGGCTCCGGCTCTCTCGACGATATCGCCAAGCCACGGCAGATATCAGAAGACGAGCTGATCACGTTTGATGGAGTCGCGATCGACGTCCGGCAAGCCTCTGAGTACGGGGCAGGTCACGTGCCGAATTCGGTCAATATCGGGCTCGGTGGGCAATTTGCTTCGTGGGCCGGAACGCTGATCCCGATCGGAACTCCGATCGCGATCATCGCTGAAACCCAAGACCAGGTTGACGAGGCGGTCACCCGGCTTGCACGGGTTGGGCACGAAAATGCCACATACTTTTTCTTGATCAGCGACTATTCCGGAGACATCAGAAAGGTTGGACAGGTATCCGTGGACCTCGTCGACCAATTGATCCGGGACGGCGGCAAAATTCAGTTTGTTGATGTCCGCAGGGCATCAGAACACGCCGCAAGTCACGCACCTCAGACTACCAATATACCGCTTGATAGACTTGCTGTTGATTTCGAAACGCTCGATCCCACGGCGCCGACCTACGTTATATGCCAAGGCGGTTATCGATCGAGCATTGGGACGAGCATTCTCGAAAACGCAGGGTTTCGTGAATTGTTGAACGTTACGGGTGGAACCGCGGCGTGGCTCGCGGCGGGCTTGGAGACGCAAGTGTCGACCGCAGTCTGCGCAGCAACTAAACAGGTGTGA